The window CTTGTGATGTTTTGAAGAGTGTGAAGTATAGCTTCTACCATCTTTTTGGTATAGTTGATTCTGGTTGTGAGTCTACAAATACAAACTTGAGGAAACCTGTGTCTATATAACAGAGTGAACAAACGGACACACTTTGAGTAAAGAAGAACTCAAAAGAGTTAAAGGGTGAACTGGATTCAAATTGGAAACTATACCTCCCCCTTTGAagttacaggaggggtatactGGCTAAAGAGTTAATCTTGTTGAAAATATCCAATTTGTTACTGTAGCCTTATATATCAGAATGTCTAAGAATAAGAATACTCCAACCAGAACCCAAACCCATATGGCTAGAAGACTATCAGTGGGAACAATTCCCCAAGTGGAAAAGTCCACTGGTGAAATTTGGGAGCTGCTTCAAGCCATTAATAGTAAGTTAGATACAAATAACGAAGTAGTACAGTCTATGGTTAATGATATGCAAACTCTTAAAGAGGATATACAACAGACAAAAGCAGATTCACAGGTCTTAAAGCAAGATATATTGCAGTTGAATAAGGAGGTACAAGTGATGAAACAAGGGATCATAGACAATTCAAACAAATGTAACAACTTGGAAGAAATAAGTAAGAGAACGGTGGAGGGTACTACGCTAACTTCTAAAAAAGTAGAAGCTGTAAGTCAGGAGATAAAAgaattggaaaaggaaaaggaagagttaGCTGACCAAATTGCTATGCTGCAAATGGCACAGAGGGAAAGAATGCTCAGAATAAGGGGAATCCCAGAAAGTACAACTCAAAATTTACTAGATGTTCTGACAAATGAATTAGCTAAACTCTTGCAGGTGGACGTACCTAATATAGAAGGATTGGTTGAAAATGCCTACAGAGTAAATAACACTTCCGCAGTCGCCCATAAAGCCCCTAGAGATTGTGTAATTCAACTTAATTCCAAATCTACCCAAGATCGTATTATACAAGCCCATTTTCAAGATAAATGGGAAATTAACGGTCAAACTATAATGGTGATGAAAGAAATCCCAAAGAGATTTCTTATGAAATGAAAAGAATACAAAGATTTGACTgatattctaaaacaaaacaaaatcccctttggatgggagttccctcaaggggttgcctttaccattaaaaataagaaatatagaCTAACCGAAGacttaaaagtaaaacaatttcttCGTAGGTATAGGAACGATCTTCAGATTTCAGAGGATGTACAAAAGACACAAGGCGCTAAATAAGGGAGGAATTAGCATTATAAACAAATAGTCACTATGGAAATAAAATTCTTTTCTTTAAATGTAAATGgcttaaatataaaaacaaaacgccAAAAAATATTTCATGATTTGAGAAAAAGGAAATTGGATTTGATTTGCCTACAGGAAGTGCATATAAGAAGGAGAGATAGAAAAtatttacaaaacaaagcactAGGTCAGCAATTTGAAACTCtagatattaagaaaaaaagggggcaTAGCTTTTTATATAAAAGACTTCCTAGAGCCAAAATTGttatataaagatgattatggaagagtatTGGTGGTAGAGATAAAGGTTGGAGATTTAAAATACATAGTAGTGGGCATATATGCCCCCAATGAGGCAAAAGCAGAATTCTATAGTAAATTGGAAAAACAACTAACAGAGATAGATAGGCAACGGATTATATTAATGGAATTGGCTCAACACAGGCTGACAGAGATACAACAGACTTGAGGAAAAATAATGGGAAAATACCAAGAACTTTCTTCAATATGGTTCAGCATTTTGGTTTACACGACATATGGAGAATTAAAAACTCAGATGCAagggagtatactttcttttcGGCACAAGACGCATACAAGAATAGACATGATTTGGGCCAATGTAGATGTGTTGATAACAATTAAAGATATCGATATATTGCCAAGAATATTTTCTGACCATAATCCTATAGAATtaaagtggaaaattggaataaagaaaaattatCAATGGGAATTAAATGAGTCCCTTTTGAACCAATCTAAAGTTGTGAAAGTAGATTTACAAAAACTTAGAGAATATTTTGAGATAAATTTAAAGGACGATCTACAAATGAAGACAATATGGGACGCAAGTAAGGCGGtgatgaggggttttttttttcaacaaaatgcatatTGGGGGGAAAAGAAACAGGAGAATAAGGATTTAATCCAGATCCAAATTAAAGATTTGGAAGGGAAACTGATTGGGGGAAAAGGTGATCAAACTTTGATTCAACACCTaaagtattaaaacagaaatactccATGTTGACGGTGGAGGAAATGGAAAGaaatctaaaattttaaaaaaagaaatcttttgaacaggcaaatAAACCGGGAAAATATTTGGCTTGGAAATTAAGAGTTGAATGGCAAAAGAACTATATAACGAGTTTGAGCACCTCCAGTGGTATTATTAACCATCAATGATTAAAAGAGAATTCTACAAATACTATAACGACttttatcaaaaaagaaaggtTGAGTTAAATAAAGTAGAGCAATTTTTACAATTAAGAAACTTGCCACAATTAAATTCTGAACAACGGGAAAAATTGAACTTTCCAATTTCTAATGAAGAAGTTAAGGATGCTATTAAGCgagcaaaaggggggaaatcgccagggccagatgggctcCCAATTATATATTATAAAACTTTTAGTGAAGTATTGTCCCAACCActacaatggacaatgaatgaaattatgatgaagAGTTGGTTTCCTGAGTCATGGAGGCAGGcgactattacattaataccaaaaCCTGGTCAAGATACATctttggttaaaaattatagaccaatttccCTCTTAATAACGATTACAAACTATatgcttctatacttgctaaaagaatggagggggtcttagtagagttaattcatgaagatcaggcGGGATTTTTACctaaaaggcaaataaaggataATGTACGAACCGTTTTGAATGTACTAGAatattatgaaaaataaaatgacagACAATTGGCCatgttatttttggatgcagagaaagcatttgataatatCTCCTGGCAATTCATGTTGAAAACTTTGGAAACTGTAGGGTTTGGAGTTAACTACATAAGGGCGATTGGGTCtatatatattctgaacaaaaagcaaatttaaggttaatggagaacttacagattatttcagtattcaaaaaggtactagacaaggttgtcccctATCTCCATTATTGTTTATATTGGTTTTGGAAATCATGTGTAGGATGATAAGGGAAGAAACTAAAATACAAGGATTgacaatagggacacaaagatataaATTAAGAGCTTTTGCAGACGACTTAGTGTTATTTTTACAAGACCCTTTAGAATCAATTGACACACTATTGGagatattagaatcatatgggaacctggcagggttctatataaataaagacaagacaaaggtattaactaaaaacatgaacaaagaagacattgaaagatttgctctgagatctagttttaaagtggaaaaaaaggtaaaatatcTAGGTGTGACACCACAAACAAtgcattattgtttcaaaataattatattaaaacttggaaagaaataaagatggatttgagcagatggaatagactgaatttatcattaagcggaagaatttctgttattaaaatgaacaTTCTTCCCAAAATGTTATATCTCCTCCAGACAGtaccaataataaattcaatgtCAATTTTTGTCCAGTGGCACAAAGATGTAAGGAATTTTGTCTGGCAAGGCAAAAAACCaaggataaactttaaaaatttaacagatgataGGAAAAGAGGAGGATTTGcactaccaaattttaagttGTATTTTGAAGCGATATGCATAACCTGgataaaagaatggattacattaaaaaatccaagattgCTGGATTTGGAAGGACTTGATTTAAGATTCGggtggcatgcatatttattttatgacaaggtaaaagtaaataaagaatttttaaatcattatgttagaaaaagtttatatatggtatggatgaaaaataaatttttgttagaagcaaaaatcccactttgggtatccccattagaagttatatctagaaaacagaaaaatatgcaacaatctTGGCCCACCTATCAACAATTGCTCATCCTCCAAGGTGTAAAATACGAACTTAAAAAGCTAGAacatatgcaggattggaatatttcttggttccaataccatcaaatcaatgctttatttaagcaagactGTAAAAGGGCTTTTAACCAACTAAAGTCAGAATTCGAACTACAGTTGTGCGATAAGGAAGAAAAACTCGTCTCCAGGATGTATGGCCtattattattggaagatacaagaatggaggtaataaaaacctcaatgattaaatgggcccagGACCTTGGTTATAACATTGATTTGGAAAAATCCCGCTGTTCGCCACTTGTATAAGCGGCGCAGCGTATTTGCCTGGCCCCCTCTGGGAAGAACGAGGCAAAGatcgggcctgattggctgaaaggcccgtgcagggggcggggccttAGCCGCGCGTCCTGCTTCGGGTCTCAGAGAGCTCAGTTTGCTCTCTGCAggcacccaccctcccttcccatggtacagtctgggcttggctggtcGCCTATTGGGGCcgagcaggaattttttgggcgcCCACTTGATTGGCTGGTAGTGCGCGCCTTTTTTCGCCTGCTTCGGACTGTACTAACCCGTAGTTAGTTAAGTAGGTTTTCGTTGGTCACAAttggcaggtgcagtgcagtTGGGAAGAGCTTATCAGGccggtgagcaccttcaggtaaagCGTTTGGCTATAGGTCAGGaagggcaactccctagagactgcacggctcagggatgtCTGCCCTTGATCGACCTACTCTGACAGGCTAAGCCCCATGGAATGGCTGTACGGCTACCTGGGGGGCAAGGCCAGCTCAGGGGCCTGGCACTAGGCTGGCTATGATAGGCAACCCCGGATTTAGAGCAgttggggttgcctggagccaaggtgtatcgccctatgccataggttaggcatgccctggtggcgcatgcCTTAGCACCGCACTGTAGAGGGATGGgagccaatccctgctctttaagttgttgttatagttttaaataaattgtggccctgaTTTATACCAATtccttgtgtctcgtgtcttcttgggtgtcgggcaatgggaaaaactttggataaaagatataaaattcactgcttgctctaatttaaaggaaaatattttgaaaatgatgtacagatggcatcttacGCCCAAAAAGTTGGCCATAATCTAtaagaatatgtcaaataaatgttggaaatgtaagaaagaagagggttcttatatacatttatggtggacatgcaataaatcgagaggttattgggacttGATATATAACGAACtttaaaaagtattcaaaatgacttttcctaagagtccagaatcaatactattaggtattgataaccaTGCTTTAccgaggaaatattggacccCCATCATGTACTTAACtgcggcagcaagactgacatttgcgcgcaaatggaaagacagtcaatgcccgtctaaagaggattggattcttaaagtaatagaattggcagaaatggtgaaattaacatcactactaagaaataaatttgaagaatttaaaaaagaatgggagccttttcttgtctatttaaaaatacattacaaaatggatttttgtcaggcctTTGAGGGTTAATAACAAATGTCTTTAAAACACCCTAAAGTTGTTTTTTATATgaattactggggagagaatgtttattCTACAGGCAAGATCcagttattgttaacaacacttgttccaatgatgaaatggaagtctttattgtgtgtgtttatgagtgtttgtatcatttgtgtttgtccttttgtgttgtgaaaatcgaataaaaagtataagagagcatattgataacaccctgcaccaaatcttctgatatTCTCTTACAGCAGTTTCTTGTAGCTGTTAATGATCAatggagacaatatagagccctggTAGATACCATTTTAAGTATCACACTTGTGCAGATCCTTGTTGGTTAGTTCATAAAATAAGGCCCTTGTTCAACTTACCATGCCCGTCCTATCCTCATTGGGAtcggtggggagtgggggaggattcCTGTTGTGGTAATTCATATCTGATTTCCCCTACACAGTAGCAATGCACACAGAGgcaagcagaggcataactatagggggggcaggggggcacgtgccccgggcgccatcttttctggtcacatgggggggcgccgccatgaccaaatggtttttttaaatttttaaatttttgttaatacaaatgtttcctgctcagtgcagcagcgctgcagcagtcaagggagcgtgttggtgcccccttccccacgagcggtcccttccgcgctgcctgcgcccccccccattgctttgctggcgcctgacggccagtcagtggcctggcttggcggcggcggcgggcacttgtgaggaaaaacctaagtataatgtagtatgttgggggggtgataggggggcgcagtggggggcgccatttcagtgcttgccccgggcgccattttccctagttatgcctctggagGCAAGCACCTCAGAGAAAAAACAATACACACAGCTCTTTATTaaacttttaattgtgtttgtttcATCTCAACAAACCCACTCGAGCACAGACACACTGTTTGATAAGTAGGGAGAGCTCTTGTGGTTCAGGAACAACAGAAAAATCTTACATCATTAAGTGCTGTTCTATCAACCATATACTGATCGTCCTGTACCTTTGTCTGAAGCCCACATATGGCACTAGAGCTACAGCGATCACTCCATGGGCCCAAAACACCCCATTTATGTGAGTTGCCTGTCAGAACTTGTCCACCTTGACAGGTGAACCAGACATTGACAGCTGCTTTATTATCATGAGTCATCCCTCGGTGTTTGTCCActctcagagtgaaggagattaAGCAGCCTTTGGGACAATACTTAGACTCTGTCCAGTTTCCCCACCTGCCAAAGAAGACAATGATTATAATATTCTGAATAATATATGAATTATATTGAACAATGTACATACTGTACAAATAACATCCCACATGTTTCAAATGGTATCATCAGTAAGAGTGCATGGGTATTGCAGTTTTGAACTTTTTTGCAGTTTTTGCcattttggtttgaatttgaaccgaatttgaaTCAACCTGGCTGGGTCTGGTTCCCTGTCCGgccgaactgggtccagtccagtttgaacacCGAACAAGGCTAAATTGTTTTGTGGGCCAGTTTGGGTatgtacttgtaaagggcaatccctAGCCTaaggatgggtggggggaaggcaggcggAAGAAAAAGTAGATGAAGAACTGTGAGCTATTGACAGCCACTGTCTGTCTATTATGCAACTCTGCCCATGTAATGCTTGCATTTTGCACAAGTGCACTTTTACACAAGTGCACACACTTTCTGTTAAAAGTCAGGCAGAAGATTGAACAGTGTTTCCAAAGACAGTGTCCAACCTCGGGGGGTGGGGCAGTTAGCAAACAGGATAAAATGGAGAGAGAACTCTCCAATTCTTAATCCTCCGTTTCTAAAAACAGAAGTACTTACGTGAGCCTCTAGAGGGGGATTAAGTAAGGCAGCTCCCCTCTACATTGAgccaatcccattgaaatcaatggggcttacttccaggtgTGGGTATAAGATTTCagatttgcccccacccccaggaaaggTCTTGGGGCCACCCATGCACAAACTCTGAAAAGTGAAGGTTATACCTTCAACGGTTATGCCAATTAGCCACATATTCCTCTATTGTCCCTTTACCCATTGATTTCATAACACACGGTAGGATGGTTCTCAGAAGCAGAGATTCCTGGGTAAGAGAAGTTTaatccaggaatctctggtcatctAGGACAGGGGATCCCTAActgtggaactccagatgttgctgaaccacaactctcatcattcccagccacaataaactgtacctggggatgatgggagttgtagtccagcaccatctggagtaccacagattgggagcCCCTGGTATGGGACATCAGGAGTCCTCCAGCTTGTTAGTACAGGCCGCTACTGCACTTATGAGATCTCTCAGGAGCATGATAGGTCAGTTCCTAACACATTCATACACACTCACGACATAGCTATTGGTCTCAGTGGTGCTTCAAAAAACCTAGTTGCTCACCTAAGGAGTTAGCAATAAACTCAGAGCTAAAGATGTCGGGttcctcttccaggttcttaatcTCATGACAAAGATGGGTTACTATCACACCAGTCCCTCCCTCCTGGAATATGCCCTCATCTCCATAAAAGCCTGGCTCCCTTGAGTTCTCTACATTACACTTGGAGTTTCTCAGTCTCTCTTGGTCCCTTTCCCCCTCAAAATTGGGATCCTGTAAGCTATTGACAATGTTGCCACATTAGGAACAGGAAGGAAAGGATCAGAAATGTTGCTGCCACCCAGGATCTTAGACAGATCAGGGACGGTCCAGGAGTGCACATTATGAGAACAGCGCACAAATACCTCCACGCCTTTTATAGATCAGTGGATCCAAATTCCTATAGACAATAGCAGTACATTCTATAGGTATTTTGGAAGCCACTCGACCACAACCCCAGATGGCCTAGAAgcccacaataaaaacaacccctATAAAAAGCCTTTCAACTCCTGTCCAGCGGAATGGCAGTAGAACAATGACACTCTGCCTGTGTAAGTATTGAAATTTGGACAAGTGCACACATCTTCGTTAAAAGGCAGGCAGAacaacattgcacagtatgtcagccagagagagCTCAGAAGGATTCAGACAGATTCTGTCTAGGTCAATCCAGCAACAGTGAAAGAAACCCAGCCCCTTCCACAGTTCAAGCAGGACagccaaaaaggaaaaggaaacaaaagatCCCTCACGGTCCAGTTTTTGACTCAACGACTATGCCATCAATGCAGTAGAGCCGAATGCCATTAAGAGCTGTATCATCATACCATATAACCTCGTGTGCCTGTACCTGGTGGTGAAGAGAAGGAGTGATGATAACACTACGGCTGCccacattttgtaaaattatagcACAATGTTTTCAGTGGGAATTAgctggctccctccctgctggaaTTGGACAGCATCGTATTGGTCCAGTCAGATCAATGATGAGCAGCTTCAGCACTAGTCATTGACTACTAGTTGTGCAGAACAACTGCTAGCCAAGCTTGGGGATTTGCATTCACATCCACCTCAGCCAACAGCAAGCCATAGGAGAAATTCAGTCTTGTTACTGGCAGACCTAGATAACCCCAACCTTGCAGTCCTCAACATGGCTTTGTATTTTGGAAGAGATTTATTTCATCTTCCAGAAATGAAGTTCCCAACCTCATTCAAGTTATTCCTACACCAACAGGTTCATCTGAAATTattatttgtctgtctgtttgtttgtttgtttgtttgtttgtttgtttgattgattgattgatttctatgccgcccttgaaaaatggctcagggcggtttacacagacaaataacaaataaataaaatggatccctgtccccaaagggctcacaatctaaaaagaaacataagatagacaccagcaacagtgactggaggtactgtgctgggggtagatagggccagtttctctacCTCtactaaataatgagaatcaccacgtaaaaaggtgcctctttgccaagttggcagggtTAGGGTCCTTTTCTCGTCCTTTTCTCATGGAGGCAGAGTTTGGGCTCCCTGATGTAACGTGCTGCTGACTTACATGGCTGTTCTACAATATTTCTAACTTCACCCAATGTTCAGCCTGTATTTTCGTGTAAAAAGCCAAATCGTACAAAGACACGATGAATCTTCAGTGACTCTCCCTGaaaaggaaaccagaatccaaggaaCACGGCAAACCCCTAAGACTTCTCAATGCTCCAGGAAGTGAGGCAACTATGGTAATGCAACACTATCACCTTTCTCCATACTTGTGCTGATATCTGCTTTCCTGTCCTCATCAAAACTGatcccaccaccatcatcattttCTTGCCTTCTCCCATTCCTTTAGATGATTCCTTTATGTACTACTGTTTCTTCACCTTTGCCTTTTGGGGTTCTAAAGCAGTTGTCTGAGGAATGTTCAAAAGAAAGGATGGAAGCAGTGGCAAAACCTTCACTGGACAATGGGGcaggaggacaaatgtccctgggatgctggggtgggggtgggttgccATGGTGCCCCTCCCCTGGGGCACCGCCTTGCCAGTTGCTAAACAAAACACTCACCGGCTGGGAGCAAGAGGAACAGCCCTTTCCCCACTCCTTTCCAGCTGGCAAGTGAAGGGCCATTCAGCCCCTCTCCCAGGTGCTGGCCACTCCCCATGCATCAGCATCCCATGCATCAACTcgttttttccttcctttctcttcctcactcagaggaaaggaggaaaagaaaggcGGCACTCAGCTGTCATTGACACACCAGCTGGGACGGAGTGGGGAGGAGCTGAAGGATCACTTCCggatgctggccacaccccctgggtCTTATGACAGATGCAAGGGATGTGGCCAGTGTGCACgcacagtggtggtggaggggagagcTGTAGTCTGTCCCCCGACTGCCATTgggctccctccacccctggaTGGGGGAAATTGTTGATTGAGGCAGCTCCCCAGCATCAAGGTATCTCAATGGAGGGAGGTCCAAAATTAGGGAAACTCTTACCTTGAGTGCAAATCCACGAGCATAACCTTTAGGGCACAATTCAATTGCACCCCAGACTCCGTATGGTCCTCCATTTTTCACTTTTATCATGGTCTTATAATTTCGGGTTGCTGTAGCCCACAGGCAGCAGGAGAGCATCAAGGAGAACAAAATGCTGACAGCGAGAGCCATGGAAGAAGTTCTGCTTTGGGTGTACCTGCAAAAAAACTAGAAGAAGAATAACAGGCCTGAGAAGGGACAATTTGGAAGTTTGGTGGGTGTCCTCCAGACACACTTCCATCAGTTCTGCTTTTTAGAAACGTGCTTACATTGGGTTAATGCTATCTATTGTCTATCTGGCTTTTTGGACCATAGTTTGAGTCCTACAAGCAGCTAAAAGTTGCTAGCAATCTGGGTTGGATCCATTTTGGTGTCCACAGCAAAGCacagtggggtaggtggtaggcacccaggggttcctaccaccaaccaaaccccaaggcaatcagacattcctctgattattggtgaatatttaggggggaggggggagtgtggtgggtggtagtgcccaaggggggcaagtaAGCTGCCAGTGGCCCCCCacgtgcagttatggggctgctgaaacctccattcttccccatGGGGGGAAAACAAAGATGCGTAAAGTTcagaaatcacttaaaaatcagccctttgtgcCCGTAGGTGCTGCACAAAAGGTGATAATGTACTGGTTTTAGTCCTAATATACCCTATGAGAATAATAattaagaatatttttaaaattcatttaaaaaaattgtaggagtgtctaattacttcagggtttgggtggtagttggcacccatgggtgctccacaatagggaataatgggctggttcgagtcccattataccctatgagaaaataataaaaaaattcaaaaatttgttCAAATATCGTACAAGTGTCTGAtcgctttgggggttgggtgttaagtatccatgggtgccaactaccaccccacccactttgggaggttgaaactggttcaaaacagttcaaaatggttcaaaactgttcgaatttgaaccaaaccaggtggggggaggaaaaccAAAACCGAATCTCCCACTCTcagtttgaacctggttcgaattcgaacaaaaccaggcaaactggctttgtgcacatccctaaccatgagccccaccgcctttaagatcatctggagagattcatctgtggttgccgccaacttgtctggcgggtactcaggaacgggccttctccattgttgcccctaggctatggaatgtgctccctgtagaaataagagcctccccatctctggcaactttttaaaaggcactgaagacacatctattcacccaggctttaaattagattcatgggttttaattgttaaagttGGTTAAAAATGGTtgtaatgttaattattttaatgtttagatgattttaattgttcgattcctttagttttgattttcattgataattgattttaattgtgtttgttttgatgtagaatgccctgagccatttttggaagggcagtatatacattaaataaataaatcaaataaataagcaggtcaacccatcacagcactgggaggaGAACATTTGGCTGGGAGGGTGTCTAGGGTTGGGTATTtaaagctgccccaagcagggattcttgagcggCCAagttctattcccccccccagcacagaaatgttgggaaaggggggcccagccctttcccctttgggAGTTTCGGGTccataggcttactcatgagcagggctggtcaccagggtcagcagtACTCCAATCAAAGGAGCTTTTCTCCATCTGTGTGATAGCAATGGATGCTGACCCAGAGCTGACCTCCCTCGCTCAAgaaagtgccaggccatggggacacctcctcacgactcatgagaagaaccatcagagcagaggagagagaactGAGGAGCAACATCTCTAATAATTTGAGGAGTTGAAACATCCCCTTTCCTTACGGACAGCTCTCTCAT of the Hemicordylus capensis ecotype Gifberg chromosome 3, rHemCap1.1.pri, whole genome shotgun sequence genome contains:
- the LOC128348811 gene encoding vitelline membrane outer layer protein 1-like, which gives rise to MALAVSILFSLMLSCCLWATATRNYKTMIKVKNGGPYGVWGAIELCPKGYARGFALKVQAHEVIWYDDTALNGIRLYCIDGIVVESKTGPWGNWTESKYCPKGCLISFTLRVDKHRGMTHDNKAAVNVWFTCQGGQVLTGNSHKWGVLGPWSDRCSSSAICGLQTKVQDDQYMVDRTALNDVRFFCCS